The sequence below is a genomic window from Macaca fascicularis isolate 582-1 chromosome 3, T2T-MFA8v1.1.
TTACCACAGCTTGAGGCGTGACCGTGCAGGAACCAGATGGAGAATAGGAGAAGCCCGCGTGGGGCGCTCTCGCCCCGTACTTGCCCACGGGCATGTGTGCACAGTGCTCAGTGCCCAGTACAGTACATGCTAGAACCCCCGAAAATCAACTCCAGGGCCACCCTAGGAGCATGTGACCCAGACTATCAAAGTCACATCAGCAAATATGTATCTCATCATGTGCCCAGTCCCAGTGCTGGGTGGTGGCAGGAGTGTCAGAGCTATGATGTGACAGGGTGTGGACAGATGCTAACCTTTTTATTGTAAGATCGAAATCACACTGGATGAAAAGATAAGGTGAACTACATAGTCATTTAAGTTCTGTGTACTTTAGGCAAATGTGGATATTAAATACAAGGTTACATATTGCTCATGTTAATATGAATAATCCCTGCTTGATTCCTTTCTGTGTTTACTGAGGCATGTTCAACTGCACTAAAtaatagtgattttttaaaaactttctaaaCAGTACAATTTTGTGGGAGTGGTACTCAAAGAGAACAAGAATATAAAATCACTCTTAACTATTATGTTATAGCTGATAATTTTTTCTAGGAAAAGGACTGGTTTGAGTAATGTCTTGTGTTACTAATGACCACACTGAAGTTGTGGAACTTAAATCTGCTGTATTCTAACattgtcatcttttttttaaaacagctgtTGTTGGCCTGCTGTACCCCTGTATCGACAGTCACCTCGGAGAACCCCACAAATTTAAGAGAGAGTGGGCCAGTGTCATGCGCTGCATAGCAGTTTTTGTTGGCATTAACCATGCCAGTGCTGTATCCTGAATTTTCTGTGCTATGTCCAGAGTATCTTCTTAGGTTATATATTGAagcgttttgttttgttatatattCAAATGACTCCATGTCGTAATACAAACATGATGGTGGTACCTGCCCATTTCAAAttactaaaaagagaaagaagaatgggGCTGTCGATGACTTCAtagtaaaatatattgttttatggTCAAAATGCTAGCGGCATTTTATATATAGCTTTCAGCAAGTTTATTCTTATGGTTAAGTTTTTGAGTCAATGATGCCAGGGAGATTTCAGGTGATCTTGGTGATTACTGTAGCCTGTATCCAACAAATCCTTTCTTTAGCTCATTACACAGTTTTTATGGACAGtgaattatttgtataaaataccCATGTTTTTGACCcttgtggttttctttgtgtttttgatcTTATTAAGAATCAGCAGACTTTTCCTTAACTTTTACATCACCAGAAATTGGATTTTGCCAATAACGTCCAACTGTCCTTGACTTTAGCAGCCCTGTCTTTGGGGCTTTGGTGGACATTTGATCGTTCCAGAAGCGGCCTTGGGTTGGGGATCACCATAGCTTTTCTAGCTACGCTGATCACGCAGTTTCTCGTGTATAATGGTGTCTATCAGTAAGTATGTGTTTTCAAATATTGGCTTTGGAAAGCTTGCTTAACTTTCATTAAAACATCCACAAAGCTTAGatagtttcatattttatttggtttttatatAGAATGATCTAGATTTAGGTACAAAATTCTAAAAAACGCTGCTATCCATAACTTAATGCAAAGGAAAACCAAGTAGTAGCAGTTACAACCAAACATTCAAATATGAACGTTTTGTAGCATTTCGTGGTTGATATGCATTCTGCATATCCCCACTACAGAGAATGTTTGATGCAGAATTGAGCCAGGTGAAACTGGCTGCTAAGGCACGGTTTCTTTTCTTGCTCCAGGTATACATCCCCAGATTTCCTCTATATTCGTTCTTGGCTCCCTTGTATATTTTTCTCAGGAGGCGTCACAGTGGGGAACATAGGACGACAGTTAGCTATGGTGAGTGAAATGATCATATTATATTATCTTCTAAAACTTGCGTCTCTTTACCTTGATAGAATTACTTTACATGATACATTCAATTTTGTGTTTATATGTTCCGGTTCAGACTTGAGTGACAATTACTGAGAAAaggttgtattttaaaaaataggtaatgATACCCAGGTAATTCTTTGCTAAATTATAAAGATTTGTAGATTCATAAATTCATAATATTTGATTTAGAAAGGAACTAGAGCCCTCCCACTGCCCCTTTGAATTGCAGATGTGGTCGGTGTTCTGAATTCTTGAAATTTGTGTAGTAAGCAGTAAAGAAAGTGACTGGTGTGTGAGTGTCCCCTCCTCCTTCGCCGTCAGAAGCAGATCTGGATGACCTCGTGCAGTGACACTTTGCTCCCTGAGCATCAGTCCGCCGGTGTTGCTTTTCACAAAATCAGAGTGGATGCagatgatgctggcctcttaGTCCACAGTCAAGCAAATCGAGCCTGAGGCTCCAGAGTCTGTCTTgggccagggcagggcctggTGTGGGCGGGTAAGGGGACAGCCTGGTTCAGACAGGCAACACCCTTCTGTGGGGCAGGTGGCCCTGGGCATGGAGGAGTGGTGATGAGAGCACCACTGCACGTGGCCGGGTCACCGTGTAGATGGACTGTCCTGCCTGAACATTGCACCTGTTCTTACTGCAGGAGAAAGCAGCTCTACCCCACAGAGCTTCTCTCACAGCCCCCCTGAGGGAGATGGAAAGGTAGATGAACTCCAGGATGGCTTTAGCAGTTCTTAATTAGTTAAAAATTGGCATCTTAgcactttaatttaaaaaactagaggtgaacttttaaatgttattttgagTTGACTTTGACTGGCAGGCTGaaataaagtgaattaaaaaaaacctAGAGCTGTTCCTCTCGGAGATAAGCTCTGGGACTTTCTCGGAAGACTTATCTGGGCACCtcatgctatttttaaaacagtacatTTATTTTTGCCAGCTGATACCTCTGTGAGGAGTTGAATTTGAAGGCCACTTGGCTGTTTCACAAAAACAGAAGTAATTACAAGTAGAATTTGCAGTGTTCCACTGGTTACTGAGTCTGTGCTGCCAAATTTCTCATGATGGAGAAGAAAGGactttgcttgccttttttttttttattttattttattttttttttattttttttttgaagacagagctcactgtgtcacccaggctggagtacagtggtaccatcatagctcactataaccttgaactcctgggctcaagcagtcctcccgcttcagcctcctgagtagctgggattacaggcacatgaaaccttgcctggctaacttttttattttttgtggagatgttatctccctgtgttgtccagacCAGGctcgaactcgtgggctcaagcgatcctcccaccttagcctcccaaagcactgggattttaggcgtgagcctggccttgttttttttttaatattaaaaatctgGTCGAATGGTCCCACATGAAAATACTACATTGTTTTCGTGCATTCGCCATCATTCCTGTTATAGTCTTCAAACGAGAGCTAGGCAACTCCATCTCCACTTTCTTGCTTTGAGATTTTTGTTCCGGGACTCTTTGGGAGAGAATTCCTAAGAAGATTTTTAGAATACAATTGTCCTCAACCAGATTGACTAATTATACATTATAACTGAAACTTGAATAACATTTAAAGAGTTGATTATTTCTGTATGATAGGTTGGCGCTGTTATATGTCAAggcttttaaaatcagttttaagaAATAAGCATTATTTTGGTGGAGGCAGAAATTTCACAACATTCATAAGTTCTAAACATCTAGAAATGGTTGGAGGAAACGTTTTCAGTTTTGAAGATAGTTTCATTAAGTAATTCCTGCTGTGCTCCTTTGAtccttacagaaaaaaatgttaaagataacTCAAAATAGGATAGTTGACATAATTATAATTCTCCTTATTTCAGCTTTCTCTTgatcctttttattctttaaacttGGGGGAAAATGTTTGGATGTTCTTTTGTATCTTAAAACTGGAGGAGAGAGATCACCGCCTTAATCCCTTCCCTACTGGGCTATCTCATGAAACTGACCTCCCAGGTTCTGAGTCTAACCCCGCCTACCAccatttttattcataaaaactTAAATCCTTACCTCTGGATCCCAactgttattcttttttctcttcaaaatttGCAAACTCATTTCCATCCATCAAACTCTGGAAATGGCCCAGGGGCTTCACGGTGCAGTCCCCTCCCTCCTGCTGCATCCGTTCCTCAGGCTGGGCCCCTTGACGTCACATTCGTGGTGCGTGTTTTCCCCCAGGGCAGCCTTCCTCACATTCCACTGTTGTCATACTGTTTACTCACAAAATGGAAGCGGTTGGATGTTCTAGGGATAGTATCTAAGAGCTGTTGGTTTAAGGTTGAAACGTACACCAAGTAAGACTTTGTGAAGGGAGGTGACGAAGAGTGAAGTTGATGACAGTCTGAAGGTGAAGAGATTCCGAGGCTCAGTTCAGCACCAAGACCAGACCTGCCCAGATCCAGGGTCATTCGAGGTCTGTGTTTGGTGCTGATGGTTTTCCCTAGTGCACTTGACACCTTCTCCTTCTTAGCTGTCTCAGTTCTCTTCAGATGCCTTTGTTCTAACTTATGCTTCCCTCCCTTAGGAGGAAACATAGTTACTTGCAAGAATAACCATGCTCAAAAGTTACAAGTTGGCTTTGCTTCAAGTAATATGGTCTCCTAGCTTTTTCTATGTGGTATTTCCGcacacccccccgccccccgcacaTGCCATTGTCCTTTGTGTCCGAAAATATAGCAGAAACATTTGTTATCAGcctgtttcagtttttttgtttatttttttgcttgtttatttttatttatttatttatttattttgagacggagtcttgctttgtcacccgggctgaagtacagtggcacaatcttggctcactgcaactctgcctcccaggttcaaacaattctcctccctcagcttcccaagtagctgggattacaggcacccaccaccacgcctggctaatttttgtatttttagtagagacggggtttcgccgtgttggccaggctggtctcgaactcctgacctcaggtgatccacctgcctcagcctcccaaagtgctggggttacaagtgtgagccactgcacccggcccagcctgtatgtttaaaagaaaatgagtcaGTAACCATCATTTATAGAACTTGTTGCTGTTTGTAGCTTCAAGTCTTTTCTCAAGAGTAAGCTGCGAACTGCCAACAGCAGTCAAGCCTGCCCTGCTTCCACTGCCCGGCCCCACTGGGACACCTGGAGGCAGAGTCCCGCCCACCTCAGTGTCAGCCTGGGATTTAATTTGCCGTTCCTGTTTTTGATTGACCCAATTCAGCTGCTAATGATAAtaatactattattgttattgagGGTTTACATGTATTGGGCTCTTACTGCTGAGCAGGAGACATTGTGCTGAACGTTTCCATTGTTAGCCAGTTTTGTCCTCTTAACATAACTCTTTGAAGTAGAAACTATTATTAGCCCATTTGTAAAAGGGGAAATTGCAGCTTAGGAAGATTAAACAACTCGGCCAGGTGGGTGGCAGAGTTGgagctggcaccatgcttctcaTTAGTATACCACATGCCCTTTCAACACATGGCTTGCACCTGCCTTCACCCTGGAAGTAGGTTGACAGCAGCCTGCGTTGGTGTCTGGGTTGAGAGGAGGATCCATATTGCCTTTTACAGGGTGCCACGATTAGACAACACTGCTGGAAGTCCCTGTGCCACGTGTCAGGTCCGCCCGGGCTGGTAGTCATTCATCTCTGGTGTCTTTGTGTTCTTACACTAATGCCAGGCCTCACTGTGGCCTCTGTTGACCAGGGATTCTAAAAGTCCGCTTCCCATTGATTTATCAGCACGTTAGTGAACAGGTAGTCAAATGTGATGACCAATTTTCTTTCCAAGTCGCTGCCAAAAGtttgctcttttgttttctcACTGCAGTGTGTATGGAGCCCTCCCAGTGTTCATATTTAACAATTGGCAATGCTTTCACATGATCAGTTCCTAAAAGCATGTATGTTTCCTAGAAGATCTTACTGTGTGTGTCCCCAGGGTAGTAACTGGCATACCTGGGTGACTCAACCCAGACTCGTGACTTTTGTACCTGTCCGTTTAGATGAGAGGATCCTGCGGTTTTCTGGATGAGTAATCTCCTTCATTGCCGAAGGTGAGGAGCTCAGCTCCTTCCTCTTAATGGAGGGCAATTAAGTAACGTGGGAAGGCACGATTCTGAGGGGAAAAAATTGTGTATGGAGGTTTCTCTTTCGCCCTTTAGCAGAAGCTCTGTGGCCTCAGGAAGGTCATTTAATCTCTTTGGGTTTGCTTCTTCATCAGTGAAATCCTGTTCTCTATTGAGAATTACCCTGCGGTGCCTGGTCATAGCAGTAACTGTAGTGTCTACCTCTCGGAAGCTCTGTGAGGGTCAAATGAGGAAGAATATGTAGAAAGGATTTCCAAACTGTGAAGCTCTGTGTGAACTGAGGGTAGAGTTACTATTCAGTATTACAAAGCATGACCTATTTCCAATGTCTGTTTCAACAAACTGCTGGTAAGGTGGGTTATAACACGGGCATCAGATACTAATAAAGGTTTGTGGCCGAAACCTCCCTTCAGATAAAGGTTCAATCCCTTAAATTGCAGTTAGAACTTTCAGGAACCTACCATACCGTAAGCATCACCATGCTTTGATAAAATTGGGTGTTTCCTTTATATAGATATTAATTTAGTTACACTTTCACCAATATCTTACACTTACATAATAGGCTTTATATAAGGGCCTTAGCCCTTGAGGCAGAGAATTATCCTAATTTTGCAGGTGAGAGCTGTGGCTCACTGGGCTGGAGCCATGAAGAAGGTGCAGGGGAGCTGGGAGAGCTGGCCTTAGGCTCTAGTTCTCTCCACATTTCCCACATCTCAGTCCTGTTTCTTCAGTCATATAAATGTTAATCTTTCTCATGTTAGGACCTACTTAAttggtaattaaaatatttatacatttagtgctaattttctctttccttttttttttttcctttctacacACAGGGTGTTCCTGAAAAGCCCCATAGTGATTGAGTCTTCAAAACCACCGGTTCTGAGAGCAAGGAAGATTTTGGAAGAAAATCTGATTGTGGATTACGACaaagattatcttttttcttaatctatttAGATCAGGCTGACTGTACAAATGACTCCTGGAAAACACTGTTCACCTAGTCTAGAATAGGGAGGTGGAGAATATGATGACTTACCCTGAAGCCTCCCCTTGACTGACGGCACTGGCGCCTGTCTGTGCCCTGCAGCATTCTGCCAAGGCTGCGTGGGTTCAGGCAGGTGGCAGTTTCCCAAGTATTAGATCTCATTCATGTGATTAAAACAAGTTGCCATATTTCAAAGCCTTGAACTAAGACTCAATTACCAACTATCAGTTTTGTATCAGTGCCCAAAGGAGGTAGGTTGATGGTGCTTAACAAACATGAAGTATGGTGTAATAGGAataatatttatccaaaagattttttaaaatagggctatgtttaaaacaaaacaaaacaaaacaaaaaaacaagaaaagcagcAGTGATTCTAGAGAGGTCACGCTCCAAGTGGAGTCGCGGCATGGCCACGCTTCATGGTCACGCTCGTTCATCCTGCAGTGGCGTGTTTACACGGTCACACGTATGTGTATCGCCAGCGTGTCAACTGTGCTTTTCATACCGTGGAAGTTTGTGTAGACAATCTTACTGAGCAAAAGGCAATGAAAAGTCATGGTTCTCACACTGTGATATATTGGAATTTTCACCTCAGTTTATGAAGTTTATTTTGAAATCCGTAATCGTCTAAGAATGAATACCTGTCTGCCATGTATTTCAATCTTAGTGAGCGAAAATTGTTTCTTTGTTACTACAGAATAGAGATGACTGTTTTTTTCCACAGCCCTATGGAATTTGCAATCTGTGATTGCCTTGTAAAAAGGAGAGTGCGTATGTCACTGCATTAAACATGTGGTGTTTCTAAATATTCAATGATATTGGTGAGCACAATGTATTCATTTAATGGCATAGACCATACCAGACCTAATTTGCAAGTATTGGGTCTTAAACTTCAAGTGCAATGTATATGAAAACCAATCTGAGCCTTGTatctcttaaatatttattttttttaacgtGTGAGATGTTCGAGAGAAGTGTTCTCCATTCATTTCAGTGCTGCATGGAGGAAACTCGGCGATGATTTCTTTCCGTTGTGAAGTTCCTTTCATGTTACACCCTCCACTGAACCCTCAACCTTCGAAATACTCCAGTTTTGTGGGTTTCGTCATTTTTACTTACAAATTTCCCTTTTTGTATTTTGCAATTTACAtgtgtttggtttgttttaaattctgtgaaAGTGGCTTGATTAAAAGACTCCTTTTAAATGGAAGCCAGCAGTCAGCAGAATGGAAGCTTAGAGGACCTTGCCTGTGAGCGCTACTctttgtgtttggttttgtgtatGTAATGATCTTTGCTgaggttttttgctttgttttgagggAAATGTCTTGGAGTAAATTTTAAGTTCCTGAAGCTAATTTGTTTTAgaggaattttgttttttaaaaagataggatCATTCTGAACTTTGGAATGACCCCcttatatattttctgaaaatgaaaacaattagttacatgaaaaaaaatttccaatgaAGATGTCAGCATTTTATGAAAAACCAGAAGTTATTAGATGAAAGCAGTGAGTGAATCTTCAAAACAGACTCGATCATGCACAAACATTAAGTCTTTCTCTCCGAAACCGGAAGTAAATCTTTATCTGTTAGAAATAATGTAGccaaaaaaatgtaaattggacGATTTTTTTGCCAATagtttatagaaaatatatgaaCCAAAGTGATTTGagtttgtaaaaatgtaaaatagtatgAACAAAATTTGCACTATGCCAGATTTGAACATCTAGTGAGATTCACATTCATACTAAGTTTTCAACATTGTGTtctttttgcattcattttttacttttattaaaggTTCAAAACCAAGTGTTGtattt
It includes:
- the INSIG1 gene encoding insulin-induced gene 1 protein, whose protein sequence is MPRLHDHFWSCSCAHSVRRRGPPRASAAGLAAKVGEMISASVSGPSLLAAHGAPDADPAPGGRSAAMSSPEPGGPYPNTWHHRLVQRSLVLFSVGVVLALVLNLLQIQRNVTLFPEEVIATIFSSAWWVPPCCGTAAAVVGLLYPCIDSHLGEPHKFKREWASVMRCIAVFVGINHASAKLDFANNVQLSLTLAALSLGLWWTFDRSRSGLGLGITIAFLATLITQFLVYNGVYQYTSPDFLYIRSWLPCIFFSGGVTVGNIGRQLAMGVPEKPHSD